GGTGAAAGTGAATGATCGGATCCGTTGACAGAACTTCTGGATAGTCGTGAAATGAGGTACTTCATCGAGGTGAATCTTCTCTCTGAGAGAATCCATGATCTCAGTTAGTTCGATCGTGTCCCGGTAATCTTCAGACAGATATTCTTTCAGGAGAAGGAGAATGAGTAACTGGTGTTGGGTATAGGTTTTTCTTGAGAACTTGGAAGAGAAAAGAGGAATTCTTGAATCTTTGATCAATCCGGATGATATTTCAACAAACCTGATATACCGGTTTGCTGACACTATATCGTCTCCTTACAGGTTGATTGCATAACAAGGTAAGGAGACACCGTACCTTAGCTCTTTCGGTCGTCGGTACAACTCTGTTTTAGATCAGGTTTTCTACAGAGCCGGTATTCTCAACCTTATTAAATTGTGAATTAATTTGGGACTTTGCAGAAATCATCGTTTTTCATATTGTTCCTGTGATAATTTTCAAAAACCTGTTCATCAGGGATCTTTGGTAAGGATCTAAGATCAGGGATATATCCAGACCAATTTAGGAAAATCTAATATAGATTTAGGTTAACCTAATATTTGTTTTCCAAATGCCGATACCAATATGTGATCTTCAGGAAGGTGTCACCGCAACAGTCCGGGAGCTGCAGGGGGGCCTCGTGTTCCAGAGACAAATGCGCACCATGGGAATACGGGAGGAAAAAACTATCCGCATTGTGACGCGGCACCCGTTCGGGGGCCCGGTTGTGGTCGAAATTGACGGCAAGATGACAACGCTCGGTCATGGAATTGCCTCCCGCATTCTGGTGGAGCCGACGCAATGAGAAAGATTGTCCTGATGGGAAACCCCAACGTGGGGAAGAGTGTCGTCTTCACCCGCCTCACCGGTGCTCACGTCATAACCTCAAACTATCCCGGAACAACCGTGGACTTTTCCCAGGCGACGACCTGCATTGACAAAGAACCCGCGTATATCATCGATGCTCCCGGCACTTACTCTCTAGAACCGTCGAACCGGGCAGAAGAGGTGGCATCAGCGATCATGAACGAGGCTGACCTTGTTATCAACGTCGTCGATGCGACCAATCTCGAAAGAAATCTCTCCCTGACACTTGAACTCCTTTCCCGGGGAAAACCTCTCGTTATTGCACTGAACATGTGGGATGAAGCCCACCATACGGGGATTGAGATCGACACGGCTAAACTTCAGGAAATCCTGCACGTGCCGGTGATACCAACTGTTGCGGTAACGGGTGAAGGGATCCATAACCTCGCCGCGCAGTGCACAAAGGCGATCATCCCGCAATCAGCCGTAACCCTCGGAGAAGAAGAACGTTGGGCACGGATAGGGCAGATAACGCATGAGGTGCAGAAGGTTACCCACCGGCACCATACCCTGTCTGACCATATCTCCAACGCGACCATCAGGCCGGTCACGGGAATTCCCATCGCGTGTGCGGTAATCATTTTCTCGTTCTGGTTTGTCGTGCTTTTCGGCGAGATCTGGATCAGCCATGTGACAAATCCCCTTTTTGAATTGTATCGCCCGCTGGTTACCTCGCTTTCCGGCTGGATTGGTACGGGGGTTCTCGGATCAGTCCTTATTGGTGTGCCTGTAGGGGGCCAGATCAATTTTGAACAATCGATGGGAATGCTGACAACCGGTCTTTATATCCCGTTTGGGGTCGTGCTCCCGTTTATCATTGCGTTTTATATCATGGCCGCGTTGCTTGAAGACTCGGGATACCTGCCCCGGCTTGCGACACTGACTGACACGGTCTTTCACAGGCTCGGCATGCACGGATACGGGATTGTCCCGGTCTTTCTCGGGCTCGGGTGCAATGTTCCTGGTGTCCTTGCAACACGAGTCCTCGAGACGAAAAAGCAGCGGTTCATCGCAGCCACGCTCCTTGCAATCGCCGTTCCCTGCATGGCAAAGACTTCGATGATCTTCGGGGTTCTCGGCCAGTTCGGCATCCGGTATGTGCTGATTGTTTTTGCAGCGCTCTTCATTGTGTATGCTATAGTTGGCATAATCCTCAACAGGATGATAAAAGGCGAATGTCCGGAGATATTTCTTGAAATTCCCCCATACCGCTGGCCGCAGTTCGCTATGGTTGCAAAGAAGACCTGGATGCGTCTCGTTGCATTTGTTTTAGAGGCGGTACCGTTCCTCTTCCTTGGTATCCTGTTTGTAAATATCCTGTACTCAACCGGCTTCCTTGTCTGGCTGGGGGACCTCCTTTCCCCGCTCATTGAAGGATGGCTGGGGCTCCCGGGCACCGCTTCCGCTGCGCTTCTGATTGGATTTCTGCGAAAAGACCTTGCAATCGGGATGCTGCTCCCCCTTAACATGACCCCGCAACAGCTTGTGGTTGCGGTCACAACGCTCACAATGTATTTTCCCTGCGCCGGAACGTTTGCGGTTTTATTCCGGGAACTCGGGACAGCCGATTTGGTAAAAGCAATCGGGGTCATGTCAGTTACCGCGTTTCTGGTGGGGGGAATCATGCGGTTCATTCTGATGGGGATATGAGGTGAAGAACATGAGACCAAAAACAATCGAAGAGTACGTGGAGAATATCGACATACTTGAAAAAACAGATGGAACAGCATCTACCGGTGCGCTGGCATCGCGAATGGGGGTCAGACCTCCTTCAGTCACAGAAATGCTGCAAAAACTAAAAAGAGAGGGTTTTATCCATTATGAATCCTATGCCGGGGCAACCCTCACCGGCTCCGGGAAAAAAATTGCACGCGAGTTGATGCAGAAACACCGTATTATTGCGGACCTTCTGGAGATCTTCGGTGTTGAACGGGAAATGGCAGAGGTCGACGCCTGCCAGATCGAGCATCATGTCAGCCCCGAAACATTAAAAACACTGGAAAAATTTGTGGAATTTGTCAGGAATGATCCGGTAACAACCGAATCGATCCGCTGTTTCATGTCATCCTGCCAGCGCAGGAGACCAAAAAATAAGGACCGGAAATAATCCCGGTCTGTACCTTCCGTCATCACTATACACAGAATACTTGTGTCATGCGGTGAAGAACCGGTCGAAGAGTGCGGTGTTGTTCCCGGGGATGGTAACATTCATTCAGGTATGTCCCCTGCCATCAGGTTTCTGGCAAATCGTATAAAAAACCCCACGCGTTCCCCGCTGCGAGGTTACTACTCCCTCCCTTTCAAGCACGACGAGGATTTTTGCCACCTCCCCGCCGCTCAGGCCTGTCGTGCGGACAAGATCCTCAATGGTAGAAGGTCTCCGGCAGATGGTTGAATGGATGAGGTCACCTGCTTCTGTGTTCACCTTCGTTGCTTGAGAAACGGGAAGTATTCTGCTGACAATCCTGATATCCTGGACCCCGAGTAACCCACGGACTCGTTCCAGTTCAGCATCCGGTGCCGCTTGTACCCAACCTTCCGCGGGAGGCCGGTCAACGGTGTTTAACTGGACGCGATCCGGATTGATTCGTTCAATTGCCCTTTTAAGTCCGGCCAGTTCCTCTGCCGTGGTATTCAGGCCGGGGATGACGAACACTTCGAGCCAGAGAGCACCGGAATACGTCTTTTGGAACTCCACAATCCCTGTAATGATCTCCTCTATCCTGAGCGAGGGGTGGGGGCGATGGATTCGCTCAAAGGTCTTCTGGGATACCGATGTCAGGGTCGGGATTACCCGGTCTGCAGAGGCCAGCTCCTCCTGCACATCCCTGTCGGTCAGAAGGCTTCCATTGGTCAGGACGCTCATGGTATATTCCGGGTACTCGTTTTTCACAAAGGTGATGACTCTCCCCAACGACAGGGAGAGTGTAGGTTCACCGGAACCAGCAAGCGTGATCGAATCGAGATACGGACGGGAGGCGAGCACGTTGTGGAGTTCGGTGATTACATCTTCCGCGGGAAAAAAGTCCTGCCGCGTGACGGTATGCAGGGTGGTCGGTCCGCATTCGCAATAGGCACAATTGTACGAACAGGTCTTGAAAGGGATCAGGTCGACACCGAGTGAAAGCCCGAGCCTGCGGGAGAGGACCGGTCCGAAGATATGTCGCGTGGTCATCTGAAGTTCTCCGATGTACTGCCATTCAGATATGTAAAAACAATACCAGATACAGCATTTCTCCTATCATTTACTGTGATCGTTCTTTTCTCAATCCACTGGGCTATCTGGCCAGGTGTTGCTGTCACTGCCATTCGCTTTTATGCAGGCCCCCGCATTCCGACGCGGGCAGATTCCCGATTGCCTGCGCAGGCACCCCCCGATCTCAAGGGATTTGCCATGTATCAGTGCATCCGCGATCTTGCGATGCGCCTCGTGGATGTCCCGCCAGATAGTCTTTCTGGATACTCTGAGAACTGCTGCTGCCTGCTCCTGCTCCATGTCCTGCAGATCGATCAGATCCAGCACCGCTATTTCTTCAGGAAGCAGCAAAACCACTTCTTCCTTTTCGTTTGGATTACACTGTGGCGCATAGCACCGTGGTGATGCATCCCGTTTAAAAGAGCGGTTCATGCGCGGCCGTCCCCGCCGCCGGCAGTATCCTTCTTTATCCCCGGCGGTTTCCATCATGCATAAGTTCCTTCTCTAGGTTAGCTGCCAGTATTTGAATGGCTTGTGCTGCAGGGGATGTACCTGTATGAATCACGGAAACTCCATTTCTCACCGAGTCTATGACTGCGGGATCGAAGGGGATCTTCCCTATCAGGGGAATGCCCTCTTCACGGCACCAGAGTTGTATTGCTTCCGTGAGGGACTGCTCCAGATCGAACCGGTTGATTGCAACAAGGATCTGTGGCCGGAACTGGCGGCAGACTGCCACCACCCGTTTGAGATCATGGAGCCCCGAGACACTTGGCTCAGTGACAATCAGCACAACGTCAACACCACTGATTGTGGAGATCAGCGGACAACCGGTTCCGGGTGGACCATCGATCAGGAAGAGATCAGAATTTTGATTTTGCTCTATTGCAGTCTTTTTCACTGCGTGGACAAGCAGCCCGGAGTTGCCCGCACCCGGTACAAGCTGTGCATGAACGAGATGTCCCCGTTCAGTATCCGAATACTTGATCTCACCTGTCTGTCGGGGCTGCATGGTGACTGCGGCAGCATGGCAGACATAGGTGCAGACAGCACATCCTTCACAGCGAACCAGGTTCACACGGTATGCATCTCCGTTACGTTCAATTGCACTGAACCGGCAGTGCTCCATGCATTCCCCGCACTGCGTGCAGAGGTCGGGATCGATGACCGCGGTTTTCATCCCCATGAACGGTTTCGTGCGGATCAGCTTCGGGCTAAGAAGGAGCTCAAGGTTCGCAGCATCCACGTCACAGTCTGCAAGCACGAGGTTTCCGGGGAGGAGCTCGGCAAGCGCAGCGGTGATCATCGTCTTTCCCGTTCCCCCCTTTCCGCTGATAACTGCAATCCGGATCATCAGTTCTCACCGGCAAGCGTGCTGCATTTGACAAAGAGGGCGAAAAATTCTTTCTGCCACTCCGGTTGTACCCGGCAGAGAAGATCTCCCCTGCTCTGGATGGCGGCGATCTCGCGGTCAAAAGGAATGGTCATCATCACCTCAAGGTCATTATCCGTGCAGAACTCAAGAGTTTCCTCATCCTTTCCATCGCTCCGGTTGATGACGATGCCTGCGGGGACTCCCAGGCGGGCGGCAACATCTACGGCAAGATGAAGGTCATGCAGGCCAAAAGGGGTGGATTCCGTAACAAGGATGCAGGCATCACACCCGTCCAGCGTCTCAACAACCGGGCAGGAAGTGCCCGGAGCAGTATCGCAGATCACAAGGGGATCGCCCGCTGCCAGTTTTTTTGCTGCCCTGATGACCGGAACTGCATGGGGATTTCCTGTGTCCAGCATTCCTGAAATCAGCTTCAGGTTGGCCAGCGGCGTGGTGATTGTTGTGGTTCCAATCCGTTTTGGCTCTTCGTGGATGGCATCGTTCGGGCAGACCAGCGTGCATCCCCCGCAGGAATGGCAAAGCTCGGGAAAGAAGAGGACCCGGCTGCGAAGCACGGTCATCGCGCCATACTGGCAGAACTCCCCGCACAGCCCGCAGTATTGGCAGGTCTTTTGATCGACAACCGGTACCGGCACGGTAATTTCGGTTGTAGTAAAAGGAGCCGGAAAGAAGAGATGGAGGTTGGGCTCCTCAACATCGCAGTCGATGAGCGTAACCTGTCTGGACTGGGAGAGCGTGAAGGCAAGGTTTGCGGCTACCATACTCTTGCCGGTACCGCCTTTACCGCTTGCAACTGCAAGTCTCATCATGTGTCCCGCTGTTTATTCACAGGCAGGATTTCCCGTCCGTGGATTCCTGCCCGCATCTCCCTACCCTGAGCGTACAAGGGAATTTTTCAAAAACTGGTTGAATGCGTCCTTTACCGATCCGCCGGACTGGTATGAGTACATCACAATCCCTGCAGCTGTGAGGACTTCCCGTGTGTTCCCGCCAACCTGCCCGCTGATCAAGGCCTTTACGTCATGCGCGATAAGTATTTGGGCGGCTTTGGGACCAACACCTCCCGCACCATCAGCATACGGGTTCCGGATCACTTCAAAGGATCCGGTCTCGCTTTCAAGAATGATAAAATAAGGTGCACGCCCAAACCTCTCCTCTGAGGGGGAGTCGAGGGTTTCACCTTTTGCTGTAAAACATACTTTCATGCTCTCTGCCTCTGATTATTACTCATATGCGCATAACTCATTTAAATGATCGTATCATTCCCCGATGAATGATGGAAAGGAGTGAAACGAAATTTCCGTTAGTATGCCCCCTGTCACAGGAAAGAGAAATCTCATCTCATCGTATGTGTGATACTTCTCCATGACTCCGCAGCTTTCCCTTACGGTTCTTGCTGATAATACAACATTGACTGACCGGTATTTCATCGGTGAACCCGGTCTTTCGTTCTTCCTTACAACAATGGGAAAAAGGATCCTGTTCGATACCGGGTACTCGGATGCATTCCTTGTCAATGCGGAGAAGATGGGAATCAATCTCCTTGACCTTGATATGGTCGTGCTCTCCCACGGGCACTCTGACCATACCGGGGGGATGTTCCCTCTTATCCGGTATATGGCCCGGGCCGGTAAAAGAAGAGAACGACTAAAAATCCCGTCACTTATCGCTCACCCGCATTGTTTCTGTCCCCGCCAGAAAACCCCTGACCCGGATACCTGGTACGTCCTGCCTGAGCACGAGCTGGCCGGGCATTTTACGGTCATTACATCGACCGGCCCCCTCTGGCTCACCGAGAATCTTGTCTTTTTGGGAGAGATTGAACGCAAACCCGGCTTTGAACAGTTTAACCCCGGGAAACGAAAAATTGTAATGCCGGACGGGAGGAAGAGGACTGACCTGATCCGGGACGATTCCGCGCTGGCGTTTTGCGCGGATGATGGGATCCGTGTCATCACCGGCTGCTCTCATTCGGGGATCGGTAACATTGTTGAGCATGCCCGGTCGGTATGCAACAAGAAAAAGGTTATTGATATCATCGGGGGTCTTCACCTCCTGTCCCCCGGTCGGACCCGGCTCAGAAAGACCGGAGAATACCTGCAGGGCCTTCACCTGAAGTCCCTGCATGCCTGCCATTGCACTTCGCTTGCGTCAAAAATCGCACTTGCGGGATATTGCCCGGTAAAAGAGACAGGGGTGGGAACAAAGATCGAGTGGTAGATCTCCGCTCCGTACCGGGCAATCCCCCTATACCCCGTTTTGTTTTTTTATGCACCCCCCTCCTGCCCCCCTCCGGTTCCCGGGCCCGGCTGGTTCCCGTGTCACTGGGATGAATGCGGGCGCTTGGCAGAAGTAAAGGAATATTCTGACAGAGGCTGGGAACTGGTGACGATGTCTGTTACCGGGAAAAAGAGGTCATCAGTTATCGGGTGTGGCTCCTAAAGGCTGCCGGTCAGCTAATAAAAAAAAGAGATTGGTTGTTGTACTGAACTTACCTTGCGGGTATGATCAGTGAGCGCTCTCCAGCGGGCATGAACTCGCGGATTGCACCCTTTGCGAACTCGCGGCGGATTTCGGAGAAGTCGAACTTCAGCGACGGGTCGGCGAATGTGATCTTCATTAAGGGGGACAGGGTCCATGCATCGCCACGTGCAATGTGGGCTGAGCCCGCGATTGCGGCGTATTCTCCCTGGTGACCGACGTTCATTGCATAGTTCGGGTAGTTCGGTCCACGGAGCTCTCCGAGTAATCCCTCGTCGGGACGGATCGACATCGAGTTTGCGGAACCGCACTGGTCCTGCAGGTCGTAGCCGAAGAAGCCGAGACGTGACCAGCCTTCCTTGTGCATGAGCATGGACAGGTACCAGCCGTTCAGGCCCGCGTTGGAGTTGGCGGTTGCCAGTGCAGTGGAGATACCTGATGCTGCGGCAAGGACGGATGCACGCTGTGAGCCACCGAAGTGGGACTCGAGTGCAGTCGGGAACTCCTCGTACTGTTCCATACCGTAGAGGTTGACCTCGGTTGCAATGTCGTTGACGACTTCCTGTGTCGCCTTTGCCTTGCCGATGCCACCGTGTTTCTTCTTGACGTAGTCCACACCGTAGGAGGTGTAGTCATCAAGGATGTTGTCGGTGTATGCTGCGGTTGCATACTGGGTGAACCCGACACCGCCGGACATGTACGATCCGAGCCAGATCTGGTCGAAGAGCATCGTGCCTGCGGCAACGATCTCAAGGGATGACCTTATCGGGTCGTTGGGGTACTTGCGGTCTGACTGGACCATGTCGGCGAAGTGTCCGAACTTGATGCCACCGGGCTCGTTCGGGCCACGTGCACGGCGTGCGGGCAGGATGTCTGCCATCTGGATAACACCGGCGTGCTTTGCGGCGAATGCAAGGTCAGCGACTGCGGCCTCACCGGCGCACATCTTGTACGCGCCGATAAAGGACATACCGATCTGCATTGCAGACCAGCGTGAGGTGGTCCCACCGTCACAGGTCCTGCTGACAGTTGTCGGGATGTGAATGGCTTGCCACATCGACTTGCCGACTGCTGCCTTCAGCTGTGCGGCCATCTTGGCCGGGAAGAGCTTATCGAGGTTTAAGACAAACTGGGGCTCGATGTCGTCTGCCATCTCGTCATCGCCCGTGAAGACCTTGACGTAACAGTCGTCCACGAGTGACGGGTGAGTCTCGACCATGTGTTCCTGAACGACGGCTGCACCAGGCATCGCGTGGTTCAGAACGTGGAGGTACTCGTTGATGGTCTCAGGGGTGACTTCCTTGCCCAGTCTCTTCTGTAAGGTGCCGTGGGCGAGGTCGAGGCCGACGATGATTGTCCTGCGGATGTCGTCCCACATCTGCTGCATTGCAGCGTTGTTGACGAAGTGCAGGTCATCGCCCTCCACAAAGACTCCCGTGGTGCTGACTTCGTAGGTTGTCAGCTGGCGCTGTCCGAGCGGGATACCGCCGCAGTGGCAGCGCTTGGGGTCGTACGCGGAAATGCCGCGGTCCATCGCGACTTTCTGCCCTGCCTTGACGAACTCCATCTTACGCGGGGACTGCTCAAGACCCTTGCGCTCGTAGACCGTGGACATTGCCTGGGGGTCTGCCGCAAACTTTGTCTTCATTGCCTTGAGGAAGAGCTTCTGGGTCCTCTCGATTTTTGCTGCTTTTGCCATGTTCAGGCCTCCTTTGGCATGAAGCCGTATTTCACCCTTAGCGAGTGGATTCGCTGGATGTACTCAACGTATTCTGGGTCGTCGCGGAATCCCGTGCCTGAGACCGAGTGGTACATGGTCGTGTGCGCCTTGAGCCACTTGTTGTCCATCGGCTTGCCGACCTTGACTTCGGTGTCCAATGGTACGCCGACCTGGTCCTTGATGATCTTCACGGTCCCGGTCTTCTTGTCCATGACAAAGCGCTGGAGCATGTCGAACATCATGCCGTTCTCATCGAGACGGAGAGAGTGTCCGTGCACCGTGCATCCGCGGACGCCGGTAAGTGCCGCATCGTAGAGCTCGGTGTTGACGAGTTCCTTTGCGTACTTCTCGAGGTCGCGCTCACGGCACTCGACAATCTGACGGCCTGAGAGAGTACCCGGGTCAATGCCGCGGAAGCGGTATGACTCGACATAGCTTCTCTGGTAGGGCTGGCAGGGTGCGTTGTACATCGAGTCGGTGAACTGGATGTAGCGGACGCGGTCTCCGGCCTTTGCGCCATCAGTCGGGGTCACAAGCTTGCGGATCGGGCAGTTGGGCTCCCCCTGCTCGGCGAGCGGCGGGTGGCAGGATGGATATGCTGCACCGGGTGCCTTGTGTCCCATGATAAGGACAATGTCCTTGTCAGTGACGTCGCGAATCTTTTCCAGCTTGCGGGCCGGGTCCATCTGCTTTCGCCTGTTCTCGGCGATATGAGTCTGGCCTGGTCCATACTGGGGTTTGTATGCCATATTTTCTCACTCCATTATTTCCTTTTTTTTCAAAAGTCTCATGACAGACGAAATGACTTCCGCCATCTTCTCACGTGTAGGGGTCTGGCCGCGGGTAACGCCGCTTACAATCGCCATCACCATACCTTTCGTACGGATCCGGTCTGCGGGCGGCATCACCACGGCGGTCTTCACTCCCTCCTTTGCGAGGTCCTCGTAATCGATCGGGGCCTGGGAAACGACAACTGCCTTCACATCACAGGCCTGGAGAATAAACCTGACCTTGTGCACCACATGGGAACGAACATTCCCGTGGTGGAGGATGGCGATCTTGTGTTTTTCGATCTGGACGATCTCCTTGTCGGTAAGCCCAAAGTAAGCGCCGATGACGCCACCTGCTATTTTCGGTGCGTCCGGCGGCACGCCACTACCGGCGTTCAGCACCAGCGTACTGATGCTGTATTCGACGCCCTGCTGTCGCAGTCCCGAGGTAATATCGCACACCGGCTTGGTCACGTGGCGGCGTCCGGGAGACATCCCGACCACAATGACATCCGGGTACCGGCACTCGGAGATGGTGCCCCTCTGGGCAATGCCGCCTCCTTTACCCATGCCCATCGCCTCGCGGCAGTCAACAACCTGGGTTACTCGTCCAATCGGCATGATTATTTTATTCCCTGGATGATTACGGGGCTGGAACGGCTTTTTGGATCAGCCATTCCGATGATCATTTTGTCCGCGTCCGGGCCGTACTTGCAGTAATCCGTAAGTGAAGGCTCGGTCTTCATGTACTTCCCTTCCTGGATGCGGAAGGAAAAGTCCGTAAAGACCTCCTCGCACGCGGCACGCAGTGCAGGGATAACCTCGCGGTTCTCAAGTTCGAGTATGATGGTGCCTACATGTACCTGCAGTTCCATCTCCTGGTCCCCGACATGGATCGTCTTTCTCATGGAATGAGCATTAGCGAGTCCTTTGGCGGGGCCATAGGTAACGGTTGCGGGAAGGCGTGGTCCATTGAGGACCATGCGCCGGATCCCGGGATGAGCTACAAGTTTGTTCAGCAGGCGTTCCGTTGTCTCGGGGTTAAGGAACCGCTCAGGAGCAATCCTGCACTGGGGGAACGTGGCTTCGGTCATTCGTATCGGGGAGGGTTTATACACCCTTCGCAATTGTCTGGATCGGTCTCTTGAATGAATCAAGCTGGCCGAAGGTGTCCTGGTAGATCTTCGACGTCTGTTCGGGGCCGAACATCTGGGTACCTGCATCAAGACAGCATGCTGCTACGATACAGGGCATACCGACACCGGCTGCGTGACGGGTAACGACGTGGTTACCATTGAAACCACCGGGGCCGCCGCCACCGTAGATCGAGTGGCTGAAGAACGAGAACCCGACTGCGACACCCATGGTACGACCGAAGTCGGAGCCTGGGAGGCCGGTCTCGTGCTCGAGCAGGTCGTTGAAGTAGAGCAGTGTTGCAGAGACTGCCTGTGCGAACCGCCCGGCACCACAGTTGACCATGGTTGCTGCGAGGGTTCCGGCAGATGCGTATGCGTTCCACATCATCGGGTCCTTGGTCTCGTAGAAGATGTAGCCGCTCTTGCCCTTCTTGCCTGCCTTGATGACCTTGTCCTCAATGGCCTGCTCGACAAGGCTCTGCACGACAGTACCGATGGTACCGGTCTTGCCGTTCTTCTTGACGAGGTCGTAGACGAGGTTATTTGCGTTCAATCCTTGGTATGCGTAGAGCAGGAGCTGGGCACGCTCGAACGGGCCGATTGCCATACCCATCTCGAACTCCCCTGCCTGCTCGAAGGTTGCACAGAGTGCTGCACCCTGCATTGCATTCCGGTGGGTCATCATCGCCGCATGGTTTGCGGGGATGTTCCTCAGTGCATAGCCGAGGCCTTCGTTGTTCTGCGGGATGTTTAAGATCGAGACAACGTTGCCGCCGTCCATGTGCATGGTCTGCGGGTAGGTACCCCAGACTGCGCCCTTGACGTAAGCTCCGTCGAACATGCCGACCTTGTACTGGTCAATCAGTGCATAGGTGGTGGCTGCCGCAACTGCGGTTGATGCCGCATCGTAGGTTGCTGCTGCATCCATACGTGCCGTCGGGACCTCGACCAGGATCATCTTGCCGCCGCCGACCTTGGTGATCTTGGTGTTGTCGCCGTCGGTGACCTGGACCATGTCCTTGATCTTGGCTGAAAGTGCGTCACAGTCTTTGACACAGCTGCAGTTCATGCTGCGGCCGAGAATCTGGTTGGACTTCCCGCCCATCTTTCCGGTCTTTAATGCCTCTTCGATACCGGCGAAGTTAACCGCGACGGTCCTCTTGGTGAGGTCGATGATACCTGCTGTTCCCTTGTTGACCAGCGGGCTGACCTTGTCAAGAGTGACATTGCTCTTTAAGAGCTTACCCTCATCGTCGTAGAGGTCGATTGTGTCTTTATATTTTGCCATATAATTTCCTCCATTTTGTGTTTGACATCGATACAATACTGTCACTGAACGATGGCCTGCACTAACAGGTTCACTGATGATGAATGAAAGTCGCTATTGCACGTCCCCTAAGGTGGGACATGATAAGATACCGTACTACGCCATATAAGCGTTGCTATTTTTATCGAGGTTTTTATAGTATATAAGATAAAAAATAATTACATAAAATGGCGGAATGTTCAAATATAGCATATTGGAAAGAATCTTTTTTTTTACTCGGTATTAACAATACAAAAAAACGTGTTACTTGATGATATATTAACAGATAAC
Above is a genomic segment from Methanoregula sp. containing:
- a CDS encoding ATP-binding protein — encoded protein: MMRLAVASGKGGTGKSMVAANLAFTLSQSRQVTLIDCDVEEPNLHLFFPAPFTTTEITVPVPVVDQKTCQYCGLCGEFCQYGAMTVLRSRVLFFPELCHSCGGCTLVCPNDAIHEEPKRIGTTTITTPLANLKLISGMLDTGNPHAVPVIRAAKKLAAGDPLVICDTAPGTSCPVVETLDGCDACILVTESTPFGLHDLHLAVDVAARLGVPAGIVINRSDGKDEETLEFCTDNDLEVMMTIPFDREIAAIQSRGDLLCRVQPEWQKEFFALFVKCSTLAGEN
- a CDS encoding ferrous iron transporter B, whose amino-acid sequence is MRKIVLMGNPNVGKSVVFTRLTGAHVITSNYPGTTVDFSQATTCIDKEPAYIIDAPGTYSLEPSNRAEEVASAIMNEADLVINVVDATNLERNLSLTLELLSRGKPLVIALNMWDEAHHTGIEIDTAKLQEILHVPVIPTVAVTGEGIHNLAAQCTKAIIPQSAVTLGEEERWARIGQITHEVQKVTHRHHTLSDHISNATIRPVTGIPIACAVIIFSFWFVVLFGEIWISHVTNPLFELYRPLVTSLSGWIGTGVLGSVLIGVPVGGQINFEQSMGMLTTGLYIPFGVVLPFIIAFYIMAALLEDSGYLPRLATLTDTVFHRLGMHGYGIVPVFLGLGCNVPGVLATRVLETKKQRFIAATLLAIAVPCMAKTSMIFGVLGQFGIRYVLIVFAALFIVYAIVGIILNRMIKGECPEIFLEIPPYRWPQFAMVAKKTWMRLVAFVLEAVPFLFLGILFVNILYSTGFLVWLGDLLSPLIEGWLGLPGTASAALLIGFLRKDLAIGMLLPLNMTPQQLVVAVTTLTMYFPCAGTFAVLFRELGTADLVKAIGVMSVTAFLVGGIMRFILMGI
- a CDS encoding DUF134 domain-containing protein translates to MMETAGDKEGYCRRRGRPRMNRSFKRDASPRCYAPQCNPNEKEEVVLLLPEEIAVLDLIDLQDMEQEQAAAVLRVSRKTIWRDIHEAHRKIADALIHGKSLEIGGCLRRQSGICPRRNAGACIKANGSDSNTWPDSPVD
- a CDS encoding metal-dependent transcriptional regulator: MRPKTIEEYVENIDILEKTDGTASTGALASRMGVRPPSVTEMLQKLKREGFIHYESYAGATLTGSGKKIARELMQKHRIIADLLEIFGVEREMAEVDACQIEHHVSPETLKTLEKFVEFVRNDPVTTESIRCFMSSCQRRRPKNKDRK
- a CDS encoding radical SAM protein, yielding MTTRHIFGPVLSRRLGLSLGVDLIPFKTCSYNCAYCECGPTTLHTVTRQDFFPAEDVITELHNVLASRPYLDSITLAGSGEPTLSLSLGRVITFVKNEYPEYTMSVLTNGSLLTDRDVQEELASADRVIPTLTSVSQKTFERIHRPHPSLRIEEIITGIVEFQKTYSGALWLEVFVIPGLNTTAEELAGLKRAIERINPDRVQLNTVDRPPAEGWVQAAPDAELERVRGLLGVQDIRIVSRILPVSQATKVNTEAGDLIHSTICRRPSTIEDLVRTTGLSGGEVAKILVVLEREGVVTSQRGTRGVFYTICQKPDGRGHT
- a CDS encoding FeoA family protein, which gives rise to MPIPICDLQEGVTATVRELQGGLVFQRQMRTMGIREEKTIRIVTRHPFGGPVVVEIDGKMTTLGHGIASRILVEPTQ
- a CDS encoding ATP-binding protein; this encodes MIRIAVISGKGGTGKTMITAALAELLPGNLVLADCDVDAANLELLLSPKLIRTKPFMGMKTAVIDPDLCTQCGECMEHCRFSAIERNGDAYRVNLVRCEGCAVCTYVCHAAAVTMQPRQTGEIKYSDTERGHLVHAQLVPGAGNSGLLVHAVKKTAIEQNQNSDLFLIDGPPGTGCPLISTISGVDVVLIVTEPSVSGLHDLKRVVAVCRQFRPQILVAINRFDLEQSLTEAIQLWCREEGIPLIGKIPFDPAVIDSVRNGVSVIHTGTSPAAQAIQILAANLEKELMHDGNRRG
- a CDS encoding MBL fold metallo-hydrolase, which produces MTPQLSLTVLADNTTLTDRYFIGEPGLSFFLTTMGKRILFDTGYSDAFLVNAEKMGINLLDLDMVVLSHGHSDHTGGMFPLIRYMARAGKRRERLKIPSLIAHPHCFCPRQKTPDPDTWYVLPEHELAGHFTVITSTGPLWLTENLVFLGEIERKPGFEQFNPGKRKIVMPDGRKRTDLIRDDSALAFCADDGIRVITGCSHSGIGNIVEHARSVCNKKKVIDIIGGLHLLSPGRTRLRKTGEYLQGLHLKSLHACHCTSLASKIALAGYCPVKETGVGTKIEW
- a CDS encoding NifB/NifX family molybdenum-iron cluster-binding protein, which gives rise to MKVCFTAKGETLDSPSEERFGRAPYFIILESETGSFEVIRNPYADGAGGVGPKAAQILIAHDVKALISGQVGGNTREVLTAAGIVMYSYQSGGSVKDAFNQFLKNSLVRSG